A single Streptomyces sannanensis DNA region contains:
- a CDS encoding class I SAM-dependent methyltransferase, with the protein MTFISAKTGQFRYFDAQLGHPDWAGRKVLDFGGNAGAFLDGAGDRIQPSDYWCLDVSRAAVAEGRRRRPQAHWVHYDRYNPQFNPEGVHRLPLPGLGARFDYVLAYSVFTHLSDDEAVELVGGLRSMLADDGVLAFTFMDPAWSPPAGRGTPNVRWRLGSWPGRTAYGGVAVPEHQDPVTDRACGASWCAIVDHTVHFDARTPVPACGRYEVFWSVEHARSLFPAAEVRAPVEPERQHCCLVGGASS; encoded by the coding sequence GTGACCTTCATCTCCGCGAAGACCGGCCAGTTCCGCTACTTCGACGCCCAGCTCGGCCACCCGGACTGGGCGGGCCGGAAGGTGCTGGACTTCGGTGGCAACGCCGGCGCGTTCCTGGACGGGGCCGGAGACCGGATCCAGCCGTCGGACTACTGGTGTCTGGACGTCTCCCGGGCCGCGGTCGCGGAGGGGCGGCGACGTCGGCCGCAGGCCCACTGGGTGCATTACGACCGGTACAACCCCCAGTTCAATCCGGAAGGCGTCCACCGGCTTCCGCTGCCCGGCCTCGGAGCGCGTTTCGACTACGTCCTCGCGTACTCCGTCTTCACCCATCTGTCCGACGACGAGGCCGTCGAACTGGTCGGCGGGCTGCGGTCGATGCTGGCCGACGACGGAGTCCTGGCCTTCACCTTCATGGACCCGGCCTGGTCGCCGCCGGCCGGCCGGGGGACGCCCAACGTCCGGTGGCGGCTGGGTTCCTGGCCCGGCCGCACCGCATACGGCGGCGTGGCCGTGCCGGAGCATCAGGACCCCGTGACCGACCGGGCGTGCGGCGCCTCCTGGTGCGCCATCGTGGATCACACGGTGCACTTCGACGCCCGCACCCCGGTCCCCGCGTGCGGACGGTACGAGGTGTTCTGGAGCGTGGAGCACGCCCGGTCGCTGTTCCCCGCCGCCGAGGTCCGCGCCCCGGTGGAGCCGGAGCGGCAGCACTGCTGTCTCGTCGGCGGGGCGTCGTCATAG
- a CDS encoding NADP-dependent isocitrate dehydrogenase, translating to MTDSTIIYTHTDEAPALATHSFLPVVQAYASTAGVTVETRDISLAGRIIAHFPEYLEEGQRIADALAELGELAKTPGANIIKLPNISASIPQLKAAVAELQAQGYALPDYPDDPQTDEEREIRARYDKVKGSAVNPVLREGNSDRRAPASVKNYAKAHPHRMGAWTADSKTNVATMGKDDFRSTEKSAVIAEDGSLRIELVAADGTTTVLRESVPVLAGEVVDASVMRVAALREFLAAQVARAKAEGVLFSVHLKATMMKVSDPIVFGHVVRAFFPQTFAKYGEALVAAGLSPNDGLGSILKGLDSVPHIGAEIKASFEAELAEGPALAMVDSDKGITNLHVPSDVIVDASMPAMIRTSGHMWGPDGQEADTLAVLPDSSYSGVYQAVIDDCRANGALDPATMGSVPNVGLMAQKAEEYGSHDKTFEIAAAGTVRLVDAAGNVVLEQEVAAGDIFRACQTKDLPIQDWVKLAVTRARATGDPAVFWLDEDRAHDAVLIEKIKQYLPQHDTEGLQIEIMSPVKATAFSLERIRRGENTISVTGNVLRDYLTDLFPILELGTSAKMLSVVPLMAGGGLFETGAGGSAPKHVQQLVKENYLRWDSLGEFFALAASFEHLAATTGNARAKVLADTLDRATGTFLNEDKSPTRRLGGIDNRGSHFYLAMYWAQELARQTDDAQLAEAFAPLAKTLTEQEQTIVGELIAVQGSPADIGGYYQPDVTKASAVMRPSATLNQALAILG from the coding sequence GTGACTGACTCGACCATCATCTATACGCACACTGACGAGGCTCCGGCCCTGGCGACGCACTCGTTCCTGCCCGTGGTCCAGGCGTACGCCTCGACCGCCGGTGTCACGGTGGAGACCCGCGACATCTCGCTGGCCGGCCGGATCATCGCCCACTTCCCCGAGTACCTCGAGGAGGGCCAGCGCATCGCCGACGCACTCGCCGAGCTCGGCGAGCTGGCCAAGACCCCCGGCGCGAACATCATCAAGCTGCCGAACATCTCGGCCTCGATCCCGCAGCTGAAGGCGGCCGTCGCCGAGCTGCAGGCGCAGGGCTACGCGCTGCCGGACTACCCGGACGACCCGCAGACCGACGAGGAGCGGGAGATCCGCGCCCGTTACGACAAGGTCAAGGGCAGCGCCGTCAACCCGGTCCTGCGCGAGGGCAACTCCGACCGCCGCGCCCCCGCCTCGGTGAAGAACTACGCCAAGGCGCACCCGCACCGCATGGGTGCCTGGACGGCCGACTCGAAGACCAACGTCGCCACCATGGGCAAGGACGACTTCCGTTCCACCGAGAAGTCCGCGGTCATCGCCGAGGACGGTTCGCTGCGCATCGAGCTGGTGGCCGCGGACGGCACCACCACCGTGCTGCGCGAGTCGGTGCCGGTCCTGGCGGGCGAGGTCGTCGATGCCTCCGTGATGCGCGTGGCCGCCCTGCGCGAGTTCCTCGCGGCGCAGGTCGCCCGCGCCAAGGCCGAGGGCGTGCTGTTCTCGGTGCACCTGAAGGCCACGATGATGAAGGTCTCCGACCCGATCGTCTTCGGCCACGTGGTGCGCGCCTTCTTCCCGCAGACCTTCGCGAAGTACGGCGAGGCGCTCGTCGCGGCCGGCCTGTCCCCGAACGACGGCCTGGGCAGCATCCTCAAGGGCCTGGACTCGGTGCCCCACATCGGCGCCGAGATCAAGGCCTCCTTCGAGGCCGAGCTCGCCGAGGGCCCGGCCCTCGCGATGGTCGACTCGGACAAGGGCATCACCAACCTGCACGTCCCCAGCGACGTCATCGTCGACGCCTCCATGCCGGCCATGATCCGCACCTCCGGCCACATGTGGGGCCCGGACGGCCAGGAGGCCGACACCCTCGCGGTCCTGCCGGACAGCAGCTACTCCGGCGTGTACCAGGCCGTCATCGACGACTGCCGCGCGAACGGTGCCCTCGACCCGGCCACGATGGGCTCGGTCCCGAACGTCGGCCTGATGGCGCAGAAGGCCGAGGAGTACGGCAGCCACGACAAGACCTTCGAGATCGCGGCCGCAGGAACGGTCCGCCTGGTCGACGCCGCGGGCAACGTGGTCCTGGAGCAGGAGGTCGCCGCCGGTGACATCTTCCGCGCCTGCCAGACCAAGGACCTGCCGATCCAGGACTGGGTCAAGCTGGCCGTCACCCGTGCCCGCGCCACCGGCGACCCGGCCGTCTTCTGGCTGGACGAGGACCGCGCCCACGACGCCGTGCTGATCGAGAAGATCAAGCAGTACCTCCCGCAGCACGACACCGAGGGCCTGCAGATCGAGATCATGTCCCCGGTCAAGGCCACCGCGTTCTCCCTGGAGCGCATCCGCCGCGGCGAGAACACGATCTCCGTCACCGGCAACGTGCTGCGTGACTACCTGACCGACCTGTTCCCGATCCTGGAGCTGGGCACCAGCGCCAAGATGCTCTCCGTCGTGCCGCTGATGGCGGGTGGCGGTCTGTTCGAGACGGGCGCCGGCGGCTCCGCCCCGAAGCACGTCCAGCAGCTGGTCAAGGAGAACTACCTGCGCTGGGACAGCCTGGGCGAGTTCTTCGCCCTCGCGGCCAGCTTCGAGCACCTGGCGGCCACCACGGGCAACGCCCGCGCCAAGGTCCTGGCCGACACCCTCGACCGCGCCACCGGCACCTTCCTCAACGAGGACAAGTCGCCGACCCGTCGTCTGGGTGGCATCGACAACCGCGGCAGCCACTTCTACCTGGCCATGTACTGGGCCCAGGAGCTGGCCAGGCAGACCGACGACGCTCAGCTCGCCGAGGCGTTCGCGCCCCTGGCCAAGACGCTGACCGAGCAGGAGCAGACCATCGTCGGCGAGCTGATCGCGGTGCAGGGCTCCCCGGCCGACATCGGCGGTTACTACCAGCCCGACGTGACCAAGGCCTCGGCCGTCATGCGCCCGTCGGCGACCCTCAACCAGGCGCTCGCCATCCTCGGCTGA
- the argH gene encoding argininosuccinate lyase has product MSNGNSGDVRLWGGRFADGPAEALAKLSASVHFDWRLAPYDIAGSRAHARVLHKAGLLTADELERMIAGLDRLEADVAAGTFTGTIADEDVHTALERGLLERLGPDLGGKLRAGRSRNDQVATLFRMYLRDHARIIGGLIAELQDALVGLAEAHPDVAMPGRTHLQHAQPVLFAHHVLAHVQSLSRDAERLRQWDERTAVSPYGSGALAGSSLGLDPEAVAEDLGFEHGSAANSIDGTASRDFVAEFAFVTAMIGVNLSRIAEEIIIWNTKEFSFVTLHDAFSTGSSIMPQKKNPDIAELARGKSGRLIGNLTGLMATLKALPLAYNRDLQEDKEPVFDSCDQLEVLLPAFTGMIATLTVNRERMEELAPAGFSLATDIAEWLVKQGVPFRVAHEVAGECVKECEAHGIELDQLTDAQFAKISQHLTPEVRTVLNVPGALAARNGRGGTAPSAVAVQLAEVKADLAVQHAWATAKN; this is encoded by the coding sequence GTGAGCAACGGCAACAGCGGGGACGTACGGCTCTGGGGCGGGCGGTTCGCCGACGGCCCGGCCGAGGCCCTGGCGAAGCTTTCCGCGTCCGTCCACTTCGACTGGCGGCTGGCACCGTACGACATCGCCGGCTCCCGCGCCCATGCGCGCGTGCTTCACAAGGCGGGTCTGCTGACGGCCGATGAGCTGGAGCGGATGATCGCTGGCCTCGACCGGCTGGAGGCCGACGTCGCCGCCGGGACCTTCACCGGCACCATCGCCGACGAGGACGTCCACACCGCCCTGGAGCGCGGTCTGCTGGAGCGGCTGGGCCCCGACCTCGGCGGCAAGCTGCGGGCCGGCCGGTCCCGCAACGACCAGGTCGCCACGCTCTTCCGGATGTACCTGCGCGACCACGCGCGGATCATCGGTGGCCTGATCGCCGAGCTCCAGGACGCCCTGGTCGGCCTGGCCGAGGCCCACCCCGATGTCGCCATGCCGGGCCGTACGCACCTGCAGCACGCCCAGCCGGTGCTCTTCGCCCACCATGTGCTGGCGCACGTCCAGTCCCTGTCGCGGGACGCGGAGCGGCTGCGGCAGTGGGACGAGCGCACCGCGGTCTCGCCCTACGGCTCCGGCGCGCTGGCCGGCTCCTCGCTGGGCCTGGACCCGGAGGCGGTCGCCGAGGACCTGGGCTTCGAGCACGGCTCGGCCGCCAATTCCATCGACGGTACGGCCTCCCGCGACTTCGTCGCCGAGTTCGCCTTCGTGACCGCGATGATCGGCGTGAACCTCTCCCGTATCGCGGAGGAGATCATCATCTGGAACACGAAGGAGTTCTCCTTCGTGACCCTGCACGACGCGTTCTCGACCGGCTCGTCGATCATGCCGCAGAAGAAGAACCCGGACATCGCCGAGCTGGCGCGCGGCAAGTCCGGTCGGCTCATCGGCAACCTGACGGGCCTGATGGCCACGCTCAAGGCCCTGCCGCTCGCGTACAACCGCGACCTCCAGGAGGACAAGGAGCCGGTCTTCGACTCCTGCGACCAGCTGGAGGTCCTGCTGCCCGCCTTCACCGGCATGATCGCCACCCTCACGGTCAACCGCGAGCGGATGGAGGAGCTGGCCCCAGCCGGTTTCTCCCTCGCGACCGACATCGCGGAGTGGCTGGTCAAGCAGGGTGTTCCGTTCCGTGTCGCGCACGAGGTCGCGGGCGAGTGCGTCAAGGAGTGCGAGGCGCACGGCATCGAGCTGGACCAGCTCACCGATGCCCAGTTCGCCAAGATCTCCCAGCACCTCACACCCGAGGTCCGTACGGTCCTGAACGTTCCCGGCGCCCTGGCCGCCCGCAACGGCCGTGGCGGCACGGCCCCGTCCGCCGTCGCGGTTCAGCTCGCCGAGGTCAAGGCCGACCTCGCGGTCCAGCACGCCTGGGCCACCGCGAAGAACTGA
- a CDS encoding argininosuccinate synthase encodes MTERVVLAYSGGLDTSVAIGWIAEETGAEVIAVAVDVGQGGEDLDVIRKRALACGAVEAEVADAKDEFAEEYCLPAIKANALYMDRYPLVSALSRPTIVKHLVAAAKKHNASIVAHGCTGKGNDQVRFEAGIASLAPDLKCIAPVRDYAMTRDKAIAFCEEKKLPIATTKKSPYSIDQNVFGRAVETGFLEDIWNAPIEDIYDYTQNPAVSREPDEVVISFKQGVPVAIDGRPVTVLQAIQQLNERAGAQGIGRIDMVEDRLVGIKSREVYEAPGAIALITAHQELENVTVERELARYKRQVEQRWSELVYDGLWFSPLKRALDGFVNEANEHVTGDIRMTLHGGRAVVTGRKSEESLYDFNLATYDTGDTFDQSKAQGFIELFGLSAKIAAKRDLT; translated from the coding sequence GTGACCGAGCGCGTCGTACTCGCCTACTCGGGCGGCCTGGACACCTCCGTCGCCATCGGCTGGATCGCCGAGGAGACGGGCGCCGAGGTCATCGCCGTTGCTGTGGACGTCGGCCAGGGCGGCGAGGACCTGGACGTCATCCGCAAGCGCGCGCTCGCCTGCGGTGCCGTCGAGGCAGAGGTCGCGGACGCCAAGGACGAGTTCGCCGAGGAGTACTGCCTCCCGGCCATCAAGGCCAACGCTCTCTACATGGACCGCTACCCGCTGGTCTCGGCCCTCTCCCGGCCGACCATCGTCAAGCACCTGGTCGCCGCCGCGAAGAAGCACAACGCCTCGATCGTCGCCCACGGCTGCACCGGCAAGGGCAACGACCAGGTGCGGTTCGAGGCCGGTATCGCCTCCCTCGCCCCCGACCTCAAGTGCATCGCGCCCGTCCGTGACTACGCGATGACCCGGGACAAGGCGATCGCCTTCTGCGAGGAGAAGAAGCTCCCGATCGCGACCACCAAGAAGTCCCCGTACTCCATCGACCAGAACGTCTTCGGCCGGGCCGTCGAGACCGGCTTCCTCGAGGACATCTGGAACGCGCCGATCGAGGACATCTACGACTACACCCAGAACCCGGCGGTCTCCCGTGAGCCCGACGAGGTCGTCATCTCCTTCAAGCAGGGTGTCCCGGTCGCCATCGACGGCAGGCCCGTCACCGTCCTGCAGGCGATCCAGCAGCTGAACGAGCGGGCCGGCGCCCAGGGCATCGGCCGGATCGACATGGTCGAGGACCGGCTGGTCGGCATCAAGTCCCGCGAGGTGTACGAGGCGCCCGGCGCGATCGCCCTGATCACCGCCCACCAGGAGTTGGAGAACGTCACCGTCGAGCGCGAGCTGGCCCGGTACAAGCGGCAGGTCGAGCAGCGCTGGAGCGAGCTCGTCTACGACGGCCTGTGGTTCTCCCCGCTCAAGCGGGCCCTGGACGGGTTCGTCAACGAGGCCAACGAGCACGTCACCGGCGATATCCGGATGACCCTGCACGGCGGCCGCGCCGTCGTCACCGGCCGGAAGTCCGAGGAGTCGCTGTACGACTTCAACCTCGCCACCTACGACACGGGCGACACCTTCGACCAGTCCAAGGCGCAGGGCTTCATCGAGCTCTTCGGTCTCTCGGCGAAGATCGCGGCGAAGCGCGACCTGACGTAA
- a CDS encoding lasso peptide biosynthesis PqqD family chaperone, whose translation MTLALRGGVSWAQTQDGLALLDDRRGLVWTLNPTGAQVLRALLSGHTPEQAVRELAAEYGVVVSSVRRDVQELLVGLFASGVLVRGKSSGDDA comes from the coding sequence ATGACCCTCGCGCTGCGCGGCGGAGTGTCGTGGGCACAGACCCAGGACGGGCTCGCGCTGCTCGACGACAGGCGCGGCCTGGTATGGACCCTCAACCCCACCGGCGCCCAGGTACTGCGGGCCCTCCTCTCCGGACACACGCCCGAGCAGGCCGTCCGGGAACTGGCGGCGGAGTACGGCGTGGTCGTCTCCAGTGTCCGCCGCGACGTGCAGGAACTGCTGGTGGGGCTCTTCGCCTCGGGCGTGCTGGTCCGCGGGAAATCCAGCGGCGACGACGCCTGA
- a CDS encoding L,D-transpeptidase family protein, producing MLRKLALTAVLVGGTVAATPGGPALPAPLPARMADTGGGRQLITAEAPARGSTTGRVTWWERRPDGRWVAAGSAGARFGAKGLAEGRTRRQGTSTTPTGLYRLPYAFGITNAPKGTRYSYRRATNRSWWCQDNHSRSYNRWAEGLPADCPASEAEHLFDYRAQYAHALVIGFNYDRPVRGRGAGIFLHVNGRGATAGCVSVPAEAMKRILAWADPKHSPHIAIGTGEGPTAITRY from the coding sequence ATGCTCAGGAAACTCGCGCTGACGGCGGTCCTGGTCGGGGGCACGGTCGCCGCCACCCCCGGCGGTCCGGCGCTGCCCGCGCCGCTGCCCGCACGGATGGCCGACACCGGCGGCGGACGTCAGCTGATCACCGCCGAGGCTCCGGCCCGCGGCTCGACCACGGGCAGAGTGACCTGGTGGGAGCGACGTCCCGACGGCCGCTGGGTGGCGGCCGGGTCGGCCGGGGCACGGTTCGGTGCCAAGGGGCTGGCCGAGGGCCGGACGCGGAGGCAGGGCACCTCGACCACGCCCACCGGGCTGTACCGCCTGCCGTACGCGTTCGGGATCACGAACGCGCCGAAGGGGACCCGGTACAGCTACCGTCGCGCCACCAACCGGTCCTGGTGGTGCCAGGACAACCATTCACGGTCGTACAACCGCTGGGCGGAGGGCCTGCCGGCGGACTGCCCGGCGAGCGAGGCCGAACATCTCTTCGACTACCGCGCGCAGTACGCGCACGCGCTGGTGATCGGCTTCAACTACGACCGGCCGGTACGCGGCCGCGGAGCCGGGATCTTCCTCCATGTCAACGGGCGCGGCGCGACGGCCGGTTGTGTGTCCGTGCCGGCCGAGGCGATGAAGCGCATCCTCGCCTGGGCCGATCCGAAGCACAGCCCGCACATCGCGATCGGGACCGGAGAGGGCCCGACCGCGATCACGCGGTACTAG
- a CDS encoding arginine repressor: MTEAQEHEHGGPAVPQTRTARHRRIVDILNRQPVRSQSQLAKLLADDGLSVTQATLSRDLDELGAVKIRNTGGELIYAVPSEGGFRTPKAPLGESAKEERMRRLSGELLISAEASANLVVLRTPPGAAQFLASAIDQAELHDILGTIAGDDTLLLISRDPAGGQALADHLLRLAQRDA, from the coding sequence ATGACCGAGGCGCAGGAACACGAGCACGGCGGCCCCGCCGTGCCGCAGACCCGCACCGCCCGCCACCGCCGGATCGTGGACATCCTCAACCGGCAGCCGGTGCGGTCCCAGAGCCAGCTCGCGAAGCTCCTCGCGGACGACGGGCTGAGCGTCACCCAGGCGACGCTCTCCCGGGACCTCGACGAGCTGGGCGCGGTGAAGATCCGCAACACCGGCGGCGAGCTGATCTACGCGGTGCCGAGCGAGGGGGGGTTCCGTACCCCCAAGGCCCCCCTGGGCGAATCGGCCAAGGAGGAGCGGATGCGCCGCCTCTCCGGCGAACTGCTGATCTCCGCCGAGGCCTCCGCCAACCTCGTGGTCCTGCGCACACCGCCGGGTGCCGCACAGTTCCTCGCCTCGGCCATCGACCAGGCGGAACTGCACGACATCCTCGGCACCATCGCCGGCGACGACACCCTGCTGCTCATCAGCCGCGACCCCGCGGGCGGCCAGGCGCTGGCGGACCATCTGCTGCGGCTGGCCCAGCGGGACGCCTAG
- a CDS encoding acetylornithine transaminase has product MTDNYGTPKLSLVRGAGAQVWDADGTQYTDFVGGIAVNALGHAHPAVVEAVSRQITSLGHISNLYVAEPPVALAERLIQLSGRPGRVFFCNSGAEANEAAFKIGRLTGRTHMVATEGGFHGRTMGALALTGQPKKQEPFLPLPGEVTHVPYGDVEALRAAVTEDTAFVIIEPIQGENGVVVPPAGYLEAAREITRATGTLLVLDEVQTGIGRTGHWFEHLAQGVEPDVVTLAKGLGGGLPLGAVVAFGAAADLLKPGQHGTTFGGNPVACAAGLAVIDTLAAGGTLDNVKRLGEKLRGGIESFGHPLVSHVRGAGLLLGIVLTESLAPQVQQAAQNAGFLVNVPAPDVVRLMPPLIIGDDEVDAFLQALPGVLDEAYGDGRSGK; this is encoded by the coding sequence ATGACGGACAACTACGGCACGCCGAAGCTGTCCCTCGTCCGTGGCGCCGGCGCCCAGGTCTGGGACGCGGACGGCACGCAGTACACCGACTTCGTCGGCGGCATCGCCGTGAACGCCCTCGGCCACGCACACCCCGCCGTCGTGGAGGCCGTCTCGCGGCAGATCACGTCGCTCGGCCACATCTCCAACCTGTACGTCGCCGAGCCGCCGGTCGCCCTCGCCGAGCGGCTGATCCAGCTCTCCGGCCGCCCCGGCCGGGTCTTCTTCTGCAACTCCGGCGCCGAGGCCAACGAAGCGGCCTTCAAGATCGGCCGACTGACCGGGCGCACCCACATGGTCGCCACCGAGGGTGGCTTCCACGGCCGCACCATGGGCGCGCTCGCCCTCACCGGTCAGCCGAAGAAGCAGGAGCCCTTCCTGCCGCTGCCCGGTGAGGTCACACACGTCCCCTACGGAGACGTGGAGGCGCTGCGGGCCGCGGTCACCGAGGACACCGCCTTCGTCATCATCGAGCCCATCCAGGGCGAGAACGGTGTGGTCGTCCCGCCGGCCGGCTACCTCGAGGCCGCCCGGGAGATCACCCGGGCCACCGGCACGCTCCTCGTCCTCGACGAGGTGCAGACCGGAATCGGCCGTACCGGTCACTGGTTCGAGCACCTGGCGCAGGGTGTCGAGCCCGATGTCGTCACCCTTGCCAAGGGCCTCGGCGGTGGCCTCCCGCTCGGCGCGGTCGTCGCCTTCGGCGCGGCAGCCGACCTGCTCAAACCCGGTCAGCACGGCACGACCTTCGGCGGCAACCCGGTCGCCTGCGCCGCCGGGCTCGCCGTCATCGACACCCTCGCGGCCGGCGGAACACTCGACAACGTGAAGCGGCTCGGTGAGAAACTGCGCGGCGGAATCGAGTCCTTCGGGCACCCATTGGTCTCCCACGTCCGCGGGGCCGGACTGCTGCTGGGTATCGTGCTCACCGAGTCCCTCGCGCCCCAGGTGCAGCAGGCGGCTCAGAACGCCGGATTCCTGGTGAACGTGCCCGCCCCCGATGTCGTACGGCTCATGCCGCCGCTGATCATCGGTGACGACGAGGTGGACGCTTTCCTCCAGGCACTGCCCGGTGTTCTCGACGAGGCATACGGGGACGGACGATCCGGGAAATGA
- the argB gene encoding acetylglutamate kinase, which produces MSTRKHNALPKAQILIEALPWLTRHHGRTVVIKFGGNAMVDDELKAAFAQDVVFLRHAGLKPVVVHGGGPQISAQLDKQGLVSEFKAGLRVTTPEAMDVVRMVLAGQVQRELVGLLNQHGPLAVGMTGEDAHTISATKHLPEIEGELVDIGRVGEITAIDTGAIEALLEDGRIPVISSIARSVDDGHVYNVNADTAAAALAAALGAETLMVLTDVEGLYEDWPNSDEVISRLTASQLEKLLPELSSGMVPKMEGCLHAVRNGVRTARVIDGRVQHSILLEIFTDEGIGTMVVPDMQGDEQ; this is translated from the coding sequence ATGAGCACCCGGAAGCACAACGCCCTGCCCAAGGCACAGATCCTCATCGAGGCGCTGCCCTGGCTCACCCGCCACCACGGCAGGACCGTCGTCATCAAGTTCGGCGGCAACGCCATGGTCGACGACGAGCTGAAGGCCGCCTTCGCCCAGGATGTCGTCTTCCTGCGGCACGCCGGCCTCAAGCCCGTCGTCGTGCACGGGGGCGGTCCGCAGATCAGCGCCCAGCTGGACAAGCAGGGCCTGGTCAGCGAGTTCAAGGCGGGCCTCAGGGTCACCACGCCGGAAGCGATGGACGTCGTACGGATGGTGCTGGCCGGCCAGGTCCAGCGCGAGCTGGTCGGGCTGCTCAACCAGCACGGTCCGCTCGCCGTCGGCATGACCGGCGAGGACGCCCACACCATCAGCGCCACCAAGCATCTGCCCGAGATCGAGGGCGAACTGGTGGACATCGGGCGGGTCGGTGAGATCACCGCGATCGACACCGGCGCCATCGAGGCACTGCTGGAGGACGGCCGTATCCCGGTCATCTCCTCCATCGCGCGCTCCGTCGACGACGGTCATGTCTACAACGTCAACGCCGACACCGCCGCGGCCGCGCTCGCCGCCGCGCTCGGAGCCGAGACGCTGATGGTCCTCACCGATGTCGAGGGCCTCTACGAGGACTGGCCGAACAGTGACGAAGTGATCAGCCGGCTCACCGCGAGCCAACTGGAGAAGCTGCTGCCCGAGCTCTCCAGCGGCATGGTCCCCAAGATGGAGGGCTGCCTCCACGCCGTACGCAACGGCGTCCGGACCGCCCGGGTCATCGACGGGCGCGTGCAGCACTCGATCCTGCTGGAGATCTTCACCGACGAAGGCATCGGCACCATGGTCGTGCCCGACATGCAGGGGGACGAACAGTGA
- the argJ gene encoding bifunctional glutamate N-acetyltransferase/amino-acid acetyltransferase ArgJ, with product MSVTTAKGFTAAGIAAGIKQNGNPDLALVVNNGPRRAAAGVFTSNRVKAAPVLWSQQVLKGGEVTAVILNSGGANACTGPKGFQDTHATAEKVAEVLGHNAGEVAVASTGLIGVLLPMDKLLPGVEQAAAQLSEHGGEKAAIAIKTTDTVHKTAVHQGWGSPRSSEAESGGGWTVGGMAKGAGMLAPGLATMLVVLTTDADLDSETLDKALRAATRTTFDRVDSDGCMSTNDTVLLLASGASGVTPAYEEFAEGVRAVCDDLARQLIGDAEGASKDIRIEVVNAATEDDAVEVGRSIARNNLLKCAIHGEDPNWGRVLSAIGTTRAAFDPDQLNVAINGIWVCKNGSVGEDRDLVDMRYREVRITADLSAGSESAVIWANDLTAEYVHENSAYSS from the coding sequence GTGAGCGTCACCACAGCGAAGGGATTCACGGCGGCGGGCATCGCCGCCGGGATCAAGCAGAACGGCAATCCCGATCTGGCCCTCGTGGTCAACAACGGGCCGCGCCGCGCCGCCGCGGGCGTGTTCACCTCCAACCGCGTCAAGGCCGCGCCCGTCCTCTGGTCCCAGCAGGTCCTCAAGGGCGGCGAGGTCACCGCGGTGATCCTCAACTCGGGCGGCGCCAACGCCTGTACGGGCCCGAAGGGCTTCCAGGACACCCACGCGACCGCCGAGAAGGTCGCGGAGGTACTGGGCCACAACGCGGGCGAGGTGGCGGTCGCGTCCACCGGGCTGATCGGCGTACTGCTGCCGATGGACAAGCTGCTCCCCGGTGTGGAGCAGGCCGCCGCCCAGCTCAGCGAGCACGGCGGCGAGAAGGCAGCCATCGCCATCAAGACCACCGACACCGTGCACAAGACCGCCGTCCACCAGGGATGGGGGTCCCCCCGCTCGAGCGAAGCCGAGAGTGGGGGAGGCTGGACGGTCGGCGGCATGGCCAAGGGCGCGGGCATGCTCGCCCCGGGCCTCGCCACCATGCTGGTCGTCCTGACCACGGACGCCGACCTCGACAGCGAGACGCTCGACAAGGCGCTGCGGGCCGCGACCCGCACCACCTTCGACCGGGTCGACTCCGACGGCTGTATGTCCACCAACGACACCGTGCTGCTGCTGGCCTCCGGCGCCTCGGGCGTCACTCCGGCGTACGAGGAGTTCGCCGAGGGCGTCCGGGCCGTCTGCGACGACCTCGCCCGCCAGCTGATCGGTGACGCCGAGGGCGCGAGCAAGGACATCCGTATCGAGGTCGTCAACGCCGCCACCGAGGACGACGCCGTCGAGGTGGGCCGGTCCATCGCCCGTAACAACCTTCTCAAGTGCGCCATCCACGGCGAGGACCCCAACTGGGGCCGGGTGCTGTCCGCCATCGGCACGACACGGGCGGCCTTCGACCCCGACCAGCTCAATGTCGCCATCAACGGCATCTGGGTCTGCAAGAACGGCTCGGTCGGCGAGGACCGGGACCTGGTCGACATGCGCTACCGCGAGGTGAGGATCACCGCCGATCTGTCGGCCGGCTCCGAGTCCGCCGTGATCTGGGCCAACGACCTCACCGCCGAATACGTCCACGAGAACAGCGCGTACTCGTCATGA